CATCAAGGACGCGCACTGTATCGGTAGCGTGGGGCCTCCCAAAACTCGTGCAGGATAACGGAGAGTGGTCATGGCGCGACACGTACCTCCTCACAGGCAACTCGGACTCGTCGTTCCGGAGGTGGGAGTTGCCTGTTCCgaccggcggcggcggcggacgcGTGCAGATCAAGGGGCGCGCGGTCGTCGAGAAGATTGCaaagggcaagaagggcaGTCACAAGGGCACAATCGTGTGGGGTGTCGGTGTGCTGCCTGACGGGACGTTTGTGACGTCTGACTCTCTCGGTACTGTTGCGTTCTGGGACCCCGCAACGATGGCGCAGCGCCAGTCGTTCCGGCCACACAAGGCCGATGGGATGTGCCTCACCATCGGACCGGGTGGGCGGACGGTATTCACCTCGGGCCCCGACCAAAAGGTGTGCCAGTTCTCGGCCATCACGCAGGCGAACGGCACAACGCAATGGGCCCTCACCGCGACGAAGCGGTTGCATACGCATGACGTGcgtgcgctcgccgtcttCCCTCCATACCTCCCTCTTGCGGCCAATAGCCAGCTCacgccgcccgcgctcAACCCGAATCTCGCTCCGATCCTCGCCTCGGGCGGCTGGGACATGGTGCCAACGCTCACTCCGGCGGCTCCacccgacctcctcgcgcagcgtCTGCGTAACCCActcggcaaggagaagggcggGCAGGGCAACAAGCATATTGTGTTTGAGGACGCGTTCCCCCGCCGGTTATCGATGTTTGGCGGACAGCGTGGCGCAGAGCACATTGCAGTCTCGCGTGGCGCTCGGTTGGTTGTTGGGCGCAAGGACCGGTCGGTGGGTATCTggcgcatcctcgacgacgagcgtggGTGGGAGAAGGCGCTTGAGATGgacctccgcctccgcacCAACCTCATCTCTCACGCTATCAGCCAGGACGGCCAGTGGCTGGCCGTTTCGGACCTGTACGAGACCAAGCTCTTCCGCCTTGTCATCTCTGGGACTACCAGCCGGCCGATGAGGGTACGCGACTTTGTCTCCGACCTGGAGTCTGCACctgagctcgccgagctggatCTCGCTCAGAAGGGCTGCGGCGCGTCCGCACTGCTCTTCACACCCGACTCGCGTCGTCTtgtcctctccctcgcggCGAGTGCGCACACCGTTGtgcttgagcttgacgacgagggcgtcgaggttgtgcgCTCGTTTGCGCCGCAGCAcacgctcgtcggcggccgcTCGATCCAGAACGGCAAAGCACGGCGGCGCATGTCGGCGCccgtcgatgaggacgtGGACATGgagagtgacgaggaggacacgCCGGCCAAGGGTCCGGCCGCGTGGATCACGGCGCTGGCTGCGTCCGACGATGCGCAGTGGCTTGCGACGTCCGACCTCGAAGGCAAGGTCACGGTGTTCAACCTCGACACGTTGCAGCTGCACGCTCTCCTCCCGTCTTTCGCCGCCCCACCCGCGTCCATCGCATTTACACCGACCCACCCTCTCCTGGCGCTCGTTCATGCCGGCAACGCGTTACAGTTCTTCCACCTCgatgcgcgccgcctcctcccacccagCAACCAGCTCACCTCGCTCAACCACACTCTGCGTGGCCTGCACTCTGCGGCCCATGGCGCGGCGTGGGAGCCATCGCGCACGTCGCCTCGCGCGGCACGGCTGGTGGTGTGGAGCAACGACTGGCTCGCATCcatccgcctcgaccttgacctcgtcgcgcgcaccaaggtgcgcggcggcagcgcAACCCCCAGTGAGCCCGGCACGCCGCTCGACTCGCGCTCTCTGCGAAAGAAGCGCGCtcgcgaggcgcgcgaggccctcgaagcgtcgtcgccatcaaGCATGCcttcgccctcgtcgccgactATGCTCCTCTCGCGCGTGCTCAAGACGCCCTCGGCAGCCAACGACCCTGACTTTGTCAAGGTCGCCACGGACCGCTTCCGCTCCGTTGTGGGCGCGGACTGGCTGGCCGACGGGGAGCTGgttctcgtcgagcggcCGTACGCTGACTTTGTCAGCGAGCTGCCTCCCGCATTCTGGACAGGCAAGTACGGCCGTTCGTAATCTGTAGATCTGTATAGAGCATTACATGCATGCATACTTCCCCTACAGATCCGGCCATACATAAGATTCACGTAGGGTTGCActgggggggggggaggggggtcAGCGCTTAATCAAGCGCCCGCGGCTAGCACCCACCCACCGATCTTCTTAGTGTTCTCATCCTCTTGGACTGACTGTATTGATGCATGAATCACATCACATCCTCCAAAATGGACCCCATGGCCTCCGTCCGCGCATCGACCCGCCTCAGTATTGCTTGGGCTGGCCGACCGGCAAAAGAGGACACGGATACGCTCGTCCTGACGATTGACGGGCTTAGTATCGACCTACGCGTGTTCATTACCGACCCGCAGAGGGGAGGTATTGATTGGGCGAGTGTCGGGGCTATCTCATATGGCGAGGGACATTCGGATGGTGAGCGTTCGCCCCCGCTCACTGACTCCCatcccacctccacccacccgCCCACTGAAACTGACAACAGCAACCCCCCGCTTAATCTGGACGCAGCTCCTAGACTCGcgcccacctccaccaaccGAAGCGAGTGCAGGCTCCTTCTCTATCCTGAACAGCACCGACGTTCTAGAGACCGGCGTGATGTATAACCCTGGGACTGAACTCGACGAAGCGTATGATGAGGTATGGCGACGTCTCTCCGTTCCCCCCGGATCCAAATATACCGTCTTGgaacgcgtcgacggcgtATATGGTCTTCCGGGAAGTGACCAGGACAAGGCACACAAATTGCCCAGGGCATTTATCGCTCGCATTGGGGGATGGGTTCTGGGATTGGGGCGGGATGAGAAGGGCGAGTTTAGCGCATACAGAGATGACGAGGGGATGCGGAAATACAGCTTTGGAAACGGgctgccgacgccaagTGCCGAGGTGCATGCTGGTGAGCGGATCCACCTCGACGTAGGCGAGTGGGTTGTCCGCGTTGCTGGCCGGACTGGATAGAGGACATGCATATCGTTGATCGTTGAGTTGAGCGAGTTgagcgtgggcgtgggtggGGTCAAGACACGTGCGCGAGTGTGACTTGGTAAGAGAACGGGGATAGCCGAGGCCAAGTCTGACTTGCTTGGGGAACCGAGATAACAAACAAACAGTACCCTCGCCACTCACTCTAAAGCACAATCCCATCTACTACGCATCATCATCACCGTGTCCAAATCATCACCCCACCTCGCCCATTCACCATTCACCATTCACTATTCACCATTAGCTACTTAACAAGACTGTTTCcccgtcctcttcctcttccttctcattctcccctctctcctctctctcttcccctcTTACCTTCTATATTTGCCACCCAATATCCCCTCACACACACCTTTGCCAcccatgtcgacgtcggaCCAACAGCTTGCacaggtcctcgagctcctccagaGACTTCATACCAAGCAGGAGGCGCTTGCTGAGGAGGTACGTTGTCTTGATCTGGGGTGAGGCTGTTcaccgaggttgaggaggtggttAACTGAGATGGTGGAGGTGACTCACCAAcggacggcgacgtggcCTATTCACCGCCCCGTGCCCCGCATGTCCCGCCCCCTTGGATGGCGAGTGAGAGCTGGTCTGTTAACCCTAGCCGTCACCCCAATTCACATACCTCCCCCGCAATCACTGACCCCAGGTCGCAGCCCTCAGAGGCTCCCGCACCCCAggtgtcgaggagatccCGTGCGGTCCCGCAGGGATCAACGAGCccctcggcggcgggatTCGTGCATACCGCTCCGCCTCAAAGAGTACTgcgtcgcctcctcccaccgTCGCACCGCTGAGcccgacctcctccagcaGCGTGTTTGGCACGTCGCCGGTCGCGACCAACCCGCTCTCCCTCACTGCCATGAATGGAAatggcaaggaggagaaggaggaccGCGTtcagaagaagaaggggcTTTACCCGTCCCGCGTTGTGCTCACTAGTGCGTCTGCTTTCTTCCGACGAATGCAGCTAACAGCAGCGTACCCCGGCCAGGCAGGGATTAACCCCGTCCCTATCAACTGGGGCGCCGGACGTGAGTAACCTTTCAGACATGCCCCCGCACACACTCACTCCAGCTTCGCCCCTCGACCGTGGTCCCGTCGTCTGCTCCCGTATCGCCAAGAACCTCCTCATGCGCAACTCGATCGGTGCGCACGCTGGCAGCTACTCGATCTACCGCGCGCTCTCGATTGCTATGGGCCAgctgtcgccgagctggcgcCCCGATCTGTGCAACACACATGTAAGCTGCAAGCTGCCAGTTCTGAGCTCACGCAGCCTCCGTTCACACTCCCGCCACAACCTGGGTGGTTCGGTGATGGCAATGGTGGCAACGAGCACGATTGGAAGATCGTCTCGTTCGACCCGTGGGGCGCGATGGTCCAGGAAATCTGGGGTAAGGAGTACGGCGAGGGCCTTGACGTGC
Above is a genomic segment from Cutaneotrichosporon cavernicola HIS019 DNA, chromosome: 1 containing:
- the UTP4 gene encoding uncharacterized protein (WD40 repeats), whose protein sequence is MPAPTQTLPLHRVRFFDHTPSPIVALAFPPQPLPVPRDPASVKGKARDATDRPELGALVVARENGEVEIWKYSPSEEGSLGNWVLYKTLPPTLTHPTISVMALALRDPENFHSKPYAVPRVEDLRLFVAGSESTELTERCLETGRVLQTYPIPSPPLWSLSVSPTQQLLCLTTNSPALHFVSIPPPLLPGSVTVLEPAPSHLLRSETLPSRTRTVSVAWGLPKLVQDNGEWSWRDTYLLTGNSDSSFRRWELPVPTGGGGGRVQIKGRAVVEKIAKGKKGSHKGTIVWGVGVLPDGTFVTSDSLGTVAFWDPATMAQRQSFRPHKADGMCLTIGPGGRTVFTSGPDQKVCQFSAITQANGTTQWALTATKRLHTHDVRALAVFPPYLPLAANSQLTPPALNPNLAPILASGGWDMVPTLTPAAPPDLLAQRLRNPLGKEKGGQGNKHIVFEDAFPRRLSMFGGQRGAEHIAVSRGARLVVGRKDRSVGIWRILDDERGWEKALEMDLRLRTNLISHAISQDGQWLAVSDLYETKLFRLVISGTTSRPMRVRDFVSDLESAPELAELDLAQKGCGASALLFTPDSRRLVLSLAASAHTVVLELDDEGVEVVRSFAPQHTLVGGRSIQNGKARRRMSAPVDEDVDMESDEEDTPAKGPAAWITALAASDDAQWLATSDLEGKVTVFNLDTLQLHALLPSFAAPPASIAFTPTHPLLALVHAGNALQFFHLDARRLLPPSNQLTSLNHTLRGLHSAAHGAAWEPSRTSPRAARLVVWSNDWLASIRLDLDLVARTKVRGGSATPSEPGTPLDSRSLRKKRAREAREALEASSPSSMPSPSSPTMLLSRVLKTPSAANDPDFVKVATDRFRSVVGADWLADGELVLVERPYADFVSELPPAFWTGKYGRS